The following proteins are co-located in the Desulfurococcus amylolyticus Z-533 genome:
- the glmS gene encoding glutamine--fructose-6-phosphate transaminase (isomerizing), whose translation MGGIFGVICSTTIPRGLIVTGLRRLLYRGYNGTGVVFPVDKGLEIRKAPGHLDDVVKQVDLENIPSRIALAHTRYASRGWPVYENTHPLTDCNGGIAVVGDGIIDNYEAYRTELEKEGHILRSRTDTEIAAHLLEKYYTMEKDLLRALLRIGSELKGLYSLAFLVSGVDGILFIQNGQPLVIGIGSQCVYLSSDLTSLHGLADTAYIIEDGMAGLISLEKQVLYRISTGEHVDLASLQSKRVKYGIEYVEKAGFPHYMLKEIYETPDAIYRTTIAIMDKYLRLASMIIHGARDVYIVANGSSLHAGLVASYYFAELAGISITPVSAAEFPYSILESITTGSVLIAVSQSGETSDVINSVKLAKQRGAVIIGVTNNVGSRLALESNVYLPIGAGPEIAVPATKSFSSTIAALLLLASYTGIFNGRQSFNDYNTIINEIRNTSKELKELITRFDSRITSIVNSLPLFYNVYVAGSGITYPIALEGALKLKEAALIHAEGVQLGELRHGPLTLVSHEFPVILIEPFEEPAKQLYLKVVKEVLNREAILFSININDAPCKNICVEVPGKKYLYPVIATIPLQLFSYRIGVKLGRPIDHPPGLAKAITT comes from the coding sequence ATGGGAGGCATATTCGGCGTAATATGTAGCACCACTATACCTAGAGGGCTCATAGTTACTGGGCTACGAAGGCTCCTTTATAGGGGATATAATGGCACCGGTGTTGTATTCCCCGTAGACAAGGGGCTTGAAATTAGGAAAGCCCCAGGACACTTGGACGATGTGGTTAAGCAAGTAGACCTGGAAAACATACCCTCCCGTATAGCGCTGGCCCATACCAGGTATGCAAGCCGTGGCTGGCCGGTTTATGAAAATACTCATCCATTAACCGATTGCAACGGGGGGATAGCTGTTGTTGGAGATGGCATAATAGACAACTATGAGGCATATAGGACAGAGCTTGAAAAAGAGGGGCATATATTAAGATCTAGAACCGATACAGAGATCGCGGCACACCTCCTCGAGAAATACTATACTATGGAGAAGGACCTACTAAGAGCTTTACTAAGGATAGGCAGTGAGTTGAAGGGTCTGTACTCATTAGCATTCCTCGTCTCCGGGGTGGATGGTATATTATTTATTCAGAATGGCCAACCCCTGGTCATAGGGATCGGTTCTCAATGCGTGTACCTCTCCAGTGATCTAACATCGCTTCACGGATTAGCGGACACAGCATACATCATTGAGGATGGAATGGCTGGATTAATCAGCTTAGAGAAACAAGTATTATATAGGATCTCGACAGGAGAACATGTGGATTTAGCTAGTCTACAGAGTAAGCGTGTTAAATATGGTATTGAATACGTGGAAAAAGCCGGCTTCCCACATTACATGCTGAAGGAGATATATGAGACCCCGGACGCTATCTATAGGACAACCATTGCAATAATGGATAAATACCTAAGGCTAGCCTCGATGATTATACATGGCGCTAGAGACGTCTATATAGTTGCGAACGGTTCAAGCCTCCATGCAGGATTGGTTGCCTCATACTATTTCGCCGAGCTAGCCGGTATCTCCATTACACCTGTCTCAGCGGCTGAGTTCCCCTACTCCATACTAGAGTCCATAACCACGGGCTCCGTTCTTATAGCAGTGAGCCAGAGCGGTGAGACGAGCGATGTAATAAATAGCGTTAAACTAGCTAAGCAACGGGGGGCCGTTATTATAGGGGTCACTAACAACGTTGGTTCACGCCTTGCGTTAGAATCAAACGTGTATCTACCAATAGGGGCAGGCCCCGAGATAGCTGTGCCGGCTACCAAGTCTTTCTCCTCAACAATAGCTGCATTATTACTACTGGCATCATACACTGGGATATTTAATGGAAGACAGAGCTTCAATGATTATAATACAATAATTAACGAGATTAGGAACACTAGTAAAGAGCTCAAGGAATTAATTACAAGGTTTGACTCTAGGATTACATCGATAGTGAATTCCCTCCCATTATTCTATAATGTATACGTTGCCGGAAGCGGTATCACATACCCTATAGCGCTGGAGGGCGCATTAAAGCTTAAAGAGGCAGCCCTAATACATGCAGAAGGAGTGCAGCTAGGCGAGTTGAGACACGGCCCTCTTACCCTGGTATCCCATGAATTCCCAGTGATACTAATCGAGCCCTTTGAAGAACCAGCGAAGCAACTCTATTTGAAAGTTGTAAAAGAGGTCCTCAACCGTGAAGCCATATTGTTCTCCATCAATATCAATGATGCCCCGTGTAAAAATATATGTGTAGAAGTGCCGGGTAAAAAATACCTATACCCTGTTATAGCGACAATACCACTTCAATTGTTCTCATACAGGATCGGTGTGAAGCTCGGAAGACCAATAGATCACCCACCAGGGCTGGCAAAGGCTATAACGACATAA
- a CDS encoding GTP cyclohydrolase, translating to MPRYTIIKLRELNRYLNNKKYSEKIRYLLEYGYNVHSIINRVLQSYGGIVFNLDTGEYIALTNGIGEDIHRELLIELDRETMHGVQMASVTASNPLTALLGASIYFSKGHRFVFEEEAGSRDEYWVASIQLPLFSSSYDAYIVYNSLYNSIHRAAEKYGGLLIEKTTGLVTIVGGKELGSLVNELSSIGFVGVGVSPIGRNAYRNAFKALQLLIDGVVDGRLHIIQG from the coding sequence ATGCCTCGATACACTATTATAAAACTCAGAGAGCTCAATAGATACCTCAACAATAAGAAGTATTCCGAGAAAATCCGTTACCTACTAGAATATGGTTACAATGTTCACTCCATTATTAATAGGGTTCTCCAATCCTATGGGGGAATAGTGTTCAACCTCGATACTGGCGAATATATCGCGTTAACTAATGGAATAGGTGAAGACATACATAGGGAATTACTAATTGAACTAGATAGGGAGACCATGCACGGGGTTCAAATGGCCTCTGTGACGGCTTCGAACCCGTTAACAGCTTTACTGGGTGCATCAATATATTTCAGTAAAGGCCATAGGTTCGTGTTTGAGGAGGAAGCAGGGAGTAGAGACGAGTACTGGGTTGCATCAATACAGCTACCATTATTCTCCAGCAGCTACGATGCATACATAGTGTATAACTCACTATATAACTCGATTCATAGGGCGGCAGAGAAGTATGGGGGGCTACTTATTGAGAAAACAACTGGATTAGTAACTATTGTTGGAGGTAAGGAACTCGGGTCCCTAGTTAATGAGTTATCAAGCATAGGGTTTGTTGGGGTAGGGGTGTCTCCCATCGGCCGTAACGCGTATAGGAATGCTTTTAAGGCGCTTCAACTCCTAATTGATGGAGTCGTAGATGGGAGGTTACATATCATACAGGGATGA
- a CDS encoding Snf7 family protein gives MSYRREETVGEKLRKLFTNDKDPVEKKAIIAQYRIKTAIGRINNYLEKLSERDRELFEMIVESLTRKDELRAKMYAKEVAEIRKVSKQLLTVQYALEHAALKLETFIIYGGAVNEVAPVLGVMKEAVNILRGVAPDIWIDLQYAVRELETAVGAGIVDLTTDIGVGMDSEAKKVLEEAKIVAEQKMKEKFAELPKTIVPEGESVKSS, from the coding sequence ATGAGCTATAGAAGAGAGGAAACTGTTGGGGAGAAATTAAGGAAATTGTTCACAAATGATAAGGACCCAGTTGAGAAGAAGGCTATAATCGCCCAGTACAGAATAAAGACTGCGATAGGTAGGATAAACAACTACCTTGAAAAACTCTCTGAAAGAGACCGTGAATTATTTGAAATGATAGTTGAATCACTTACGAGGAAAGACGAGTTAAGGGCTAAAATGTACGCCAAGGAGGTAGCTGAAATAAGGAAGGTCAGTAAGCAATTACTCACCGTACAGTACGCATTAGAGCATGCCGCGTTAAAGCTTGAGACATTCATAATATATGGTGGCGCTGTGAATGAGGTTGCACCGGTACTTGGTGTTATGAAGGAAGCGGTGAACATATTGAGGGGTGTGGCACCAGATATATGGATCGACCTACAGTACGCTGTGAGGGAACTAGAGACAGCCGTAGGCGCTGGAATCGTAGACTTAACCACGGATATAGGAGTAGGTATGGACAGCGAGGCGAAGAAGGTATTAGAGGAGGCGAAGATCGTAGCAGAGCAGAAGATGAAGGAGAAGTTCGCGGAGCTACCGAAGACTATCGTTCCAGAGGGAGAAAGCGTAAAGAGCAGCTAG
- a CDS encoding AIR synthase family protein, with protein sequence MDKTGKFSWSIMNRFLSLLPSMDPDLVIGPMQGEDAAVIRFKDGFLVTHVDPITTGVKKAGYLAVHVASNDIAVRGVTPKWFMPVVLIPRHYSVEEAEELFSDMGKALSEIRGVAIGGHTEVTPGLDRPIIAMTVIGYTNGRVISTRDAGEGDYVVVIGRIGGEGAGVIAWDFGDKLLGKVPRDVIEHARSFIYDVSIVKTALAIKDYVNTMHDATEGGILQALREVASASKKDIVVLDKAFYIDEEVKRITSAVNVDPLRLLSSGCIVATVAPGYLDSLLNELKKHGIRHSVVGRVTRGEGRVIIKGDSGETITIIDSDITDEIYKLWNK encoded by the coding sequence ATGGATAAGACCGGGAAGTTTTCATGGAGCATTATGAATAGGTTTCTCTCGCTGCTTCCCTCAATGGATCCAGACCTAGTAATAGGCCCGATGCAGGGCGAAGACGCTGCCGTCATCAGATTTAAAGATGGTTTTCTCGTGACACACGTAGACCCCATAACCACTGGAGTGAAAAAAGCCGGTTATCTAGCCGTGCACGTAGCAAGCAACGATATAGCTGTTAGAGGAGTGACCCCGAAATGGTTTATGCCAGTAGTATTAATCCCAAGGCATTATAGTGTTGAGGAGGCGGAGGAATTGTTCAGTGATATGGGGAAAGCACTAAGCGAGATACGTGGTGTAGCTATAGGGGGTCATACAGAGGTCACGCCGGGATTAGATAGACCGATAATAGCGATGACTGTGATAGGGTACACTAATGGAAGGGTAATTTCCACGAGAGACGCTGGGGAAGGAGACTACGTGGTTGTAATCGGGAGGATAGGGGGTGAGGGTGCAGGAGTTATTGCATGGGACTTCGGGGATAAATTACTGGGAAAAGTTCCGAGAGATGTTATCGAACATGCACGCAGCTTCATCTACGATGTAAGTATTGTTAAGACAGCTTTAGCTATAAAAGATTACGTGAACACTATGCATGATGCTACAGAGGGAGGTATATTACAAGCCCTTAGGGAAGTAGCATCCGCCAGCAAGAAAGACATCGTAGTCTTAGACAAGGCATTCTACATCGATGAGGAGGTTAAAAGAATAACGAGCGCTGTCAACGTAGACCCGCTTAGATTACTGAGTAGTGGATGTATCGTTGCAACAGTTGCCCCTGGCTACTTAGACAGCTTGTTAAATGAGTTAAAGAAGCATGGTATCAGGCACAGTGTGGTGGGACGGGTTACCAGAGGGGAAGGAAGGGTCATAATTAAGGGAGATAGCGGGGAAACCATTACTATTATAGACTCCGATATTACTGATGAAATTTATAAGCTGTGGAATAAATGA
- a CDS encoding TatD family hydrolase: protein MFFSDAHLHSNPVKGLGAGRISAKFRKEGGWFIALVALPPHYYGIKEINIESYRRVLEILNREAKAAAENGVKVARLMGFHPAEVDEYYKQGIKGRRLYELAEKVLNLIEDALKNGLLDGIGEVGRQHYGTSVERVVVSEAIMIKALEIARNYDAVVHLHLEQGGWITAYSIRKLMDLTGFKHGKMILHHSAIDTAVSAEELGLGYTIPIKSFNKEAISLKLSNAMIESDFIDDPGRPGVASYPWEIPRVIRNYLEDNLVDEEYVYRVMVDNISKYYGVSP, encoded by the coding sequence ATGTTCTTCAGCGATGCACACCTACATTCGAACCCTGTTAAAGGCCTTGGGGCTGGCAGGATCTCAGCGAAGTTCCGCAAGGAGGGTGGCTGGTTTATAGCACTCGTAGCTCTTCCCCCACATTACTATGGCATAAAGGAGATCAATATAGAGTCATATAGAAGAGTACTTGAGATACTAAACAGGGAGGCGAAAGCAGCGGCTGAGAATGGGGTGAAAGTAGCTAGACTTATGGGTTTCCACCCTGCTGAAGTAGATGAATACTATAAGCAAGGCATTAAAGGTAGACGCCTCTACGAGCTTGCTGAGAAGGTTTTAAACCTGATAGAGGATGCCTTAAAGAATGGTCTTCTCGACGGGATTGGTGAAGTCGGTAGGCAACACTATGGGACAAGCGTGGAGAGAGTTGTTGTCTCCGAGGCAATAATGATTAAGGCACTGGAAATAGCTAGAAACTATGATGCAGTAGTGCATCTACACTTAGAGCAAGGTGGGTGGATCACAGCATACTCCATTAGGAAGCTGATGGACTTAACCGGGTTTAAACACGGTAAGATGATACTCCACCACTCAGCAATAGACACAGCTGTATCGGCTGAAGAACTCGGGCTAGGATACACTATACCCATAAAGAGCTTTAATAAGGAAGCTATCTCCCTGAAGCTTTCCAATGCCATGATAGAATCGGACTTTATAGATGATCCAGGAAGACCCGGTGTGGCATCATATCCCTGGGAAATACCTAGAGTCATAAGAAACTACTTGGAGGATAACCTGGTTGATGAAGAGTATGTTTATAGAGTAATGGTTGATAACATATCGAAATACTATGGTGTTTCACCGTAA
- a CDS encoding ECF transporter S component: protein MDQVVKKYTIVDVLLLGVIAAIYSVLFYVWWDVYYLIKAIGGPIVARLITYGLWFMPAPLAASLIRKPGSALLGEFLPALLESIIPTPGGLTNAIYGIAQGVFSEASYAAFIYRRYGLLQACLAGALPAVPAFILDALLFGDIYPVNEAVVVIAAIALSGALYGAASYLAAKVVKG from the coding sequence ATGGATCAGGTAGTGAAAAAATATACAATAGTGGATGTATTATTACTCGGCGTTATCGCAGCCATATATAGCGTCCTCTTCTACGTATGGTGGGATGTATATTATCTTATAAAAGCCATTGGCGGGCCCATCGTGGCTAGATTAATCACATATGGATTATGGTTTATGCCGGCCCCCCTGGCGGCATCTCTAATCCGTAAACCAGGGAGCGCGCTACTAGGCGAGTTCCTTCCAGCATTACTAGAATCAATAATACCTACTCCAGGCGGGTTAACGAATGCTATATATGGTATAGCGCAGGGAGTATTTAGCGAGGCATCATATGCAGCCTTTATATATAGAAGATATGGTTTGCTGCAGGCATGCCTAGCAGGGGCTTTACCAGCGGTACCAGCATTTATTCTAGACGCCCTGTTATTCGGTGATATCTACCCAGTTAACGAGGCAGTAGTGGTTATAGCGGCCATAGCGTTAAGTGGAGCATTATACGGTGCAGCATCATACTTAGCGGCTAAGGTGGTTAAAGGCTGA
- a CDS encoding NAD+ synthase — MVPDLKRISIEDLLAIPFDVVARSIADFIEKYFNDSGAKKAIIGLSGGLDSSVTLRLLVDAVGSDRVIGVIMPDTRVTPTEDVDDAVELSRDLGVEYMIIPIDDVVNSYRVIPGFDVNEKLSTGNLRARIRMNILYYLANKLNGVVIGTGDRSEILLGYFTKYGDGGVDVLPIACLYKTQVREMSRYLGLPVRITSKPSSPRLWRDHLAEEELGLSYNMVDLVFYSLIDKGLSTEEAVDATGLPLNVFEKVLTLHRRSRHKRRLPPIPSLPWLPQPIREI; from the coding sequence ATGGTGCCGGATTTGAAGCGCATCTCCATTGAGGATTTATTAGCGATACCATTTGATGTCGTAGCTAGATCGATAGCAGATTTTATTGAGAAATATTTCAATGATTCTGGAGCAAAGAAAGCCATTATTGGTTTAAGCGGTGGACTTGACTCGTCTGTAACACTGAGGCTACTTGTTGACGCGGTTGGATCGGACCGGGTTATCGGAGTCATAATGCCTGATACAAGGGTGACACCTACCGAAGACGTAGATGATGCAGTGGAATTATCAAGAGATCTCGGCGTGGAATACATGATCATACCAATCGATGACGTGGTCAACTCTTATAGAGTTATACCAGGCTTCGATGTAAACGAAAAATTAAGCACCGGGAATCTGAGAGCCAGGATTAGGATGAATATTTTATACTATTTAGCAAACAAGTTGAATGGTGTGGTGATCGGCACAGGGGATAGAAGCGAGATTCTCCTAGGGTACTTCACAAAATACGGTGATGGAGGCGTGGACGTATTGCCCATTGCATGCCTATACAAGACACAGGTCAGGGAGATGAGTAGATATCTTGGGCTACCTGTAAGAATAACCAGTAAGCCGAGCTCACCGAGACTATGGAGGGATCATCTGGCTGAAGAGGAACTGGGTTTATCATATAACATGGTAGACCTAGTATTCTACTCGTTGATCGATAAGGGGTTAAGCACGGAAGAAGCCGTTGATGCGACCGGCCTACCCCTTAACGTGTTTGAAAAAGTTCTAACGCTACATAGGAGAAGCCGGCATAAGAGGAGGCTACCGCCCATACCTAGTCTACCATGGCTTCCCCAACCAATTAGAGAGATCTAA
- a CDS encoding NifB/NifX family molybdenum-iron cluster-binding protein, whose amino-acid sequence MRFASPVVKTGRGLLLSPHFGRARHFAVVEVGEGGYRVVEVFENPGLGREGYGRARAIVEELARRGVDAVVVSEVGPGAFSLLRERGFRVLAPRRATGRLPSIEEVAEAVRRGEVVELEAPNEEHGEDAEGGGGEG is encoded by the coding sequence ATGAGGTTCGCCTCGCCTGTAGTCAAGACAGGCAGGGGGCTGCTCCTGTCCCCGCACTTCGGGAGAGCGAGGCACTTCGCGGTGGTGGAGGTCGGCGAGGGGGGCTACAGGGTGGTCGAGGTCTTCGAGAACCCTGGGCTGGGGAGGGAGGGGTACGGGAGGGCTAGGGCCATAGTCGAGGAGCTGGCGAGGAGGGGCGTCGACGCGGTCGTAGTCAGCGAGGTGGGCCCCGGCGCATTCAGCCTCCTGAGGGAGAGGGGCTTCAGGGTGCTAGCCCCGAGGCGGGCAACCGGCAGGCTGCCGTCGATCGAGGAGGTGGCAGAGGCAGTGAGGCGCGGGGAGGTGGTGGAGCTGGAGGCCCCCAACGAGGAGCACGGGGAGGACGCTGAGGGAGGCGGGGGCGAGGGGTAG
- a CDS encoding glycosyltransferase, with amino-acid sequence MGLVDALGAAGLTLSLAHFAFPLAYYAYLKARWLGRPWDLRLDPGYRPRVTVIVPTYMERELIEGKLENVYEQDYPRELLEVLVVDGASGDGTAEAAREWAGRHGDLRVEVVVEPARRGKAPALNEALRRARGEVVVVTDADSLWPRSALSEAVKWLSDERVAVVSCLKVPGVEEAYRGFYNTVRLAESKAWSTPVFHGELAAFKRGFLEEIGGFSTDVGTDDSYTAVAAALMGLRAITPEGLACVEYVPRRGYAAWRTRRAQHLVQSFAKALRRLRGSRAPRRFKAVLLAEAYLHLVNPWLLLLAAALLAASAAAGMVLPAAALALGALLLLYKPYRAWVATQAFLVVAMVRNLWTKELVWRKQRKS; translated from the coding sequence ATGGGGCTGGTGGACGCCCTCGGCGCGGCGGGCCTGACCCTCTCCCTGGCTCACTTCGCCTTCCCTCTGGCCTACTACGCCTACCTGAAGGCGAGGTGGCTCGGCCGCCCCTGGGACCTGAGGCTCGACCCGGGCTACAGGCCCCGGGTGACGGTCATCGTCCCGACGTACATGGAGAGGGAGCTGATAGAGGGCAAGCTGGAGAACGTCTACGAGCAGGACTACCCGAGGGAGCTGCTGGAGGTGTTGGTGGTCGACGGCGCTAGCGGCGACGGGACTGCGGAGGCAGCTAGGGAGTGGGCTGGGAGGCACGGGGACCTGAGGGTGGAGGTGGTAGTCGAGCCCGCCAGGAGGGGGAAGGCCCCCGCCCTCAACGAGGCTCTGAGGCGGGCGAGGGGCGAGGTCGTGGTGGTGACGGACGCGGACTCCCTCTGGCCGAGGAGCGCTCTGAGCGAGGCCGTGAAGTGGCTATCGGACGAGAGGGTGGCCGTGGTTTCCTGCCTCAAGGTGCCGGGGGTGGAGGAGGCCTACAGGGGCTTCTACAACACCGTCAGGCTCGCGGAGAGCAAGGCCTGGTCAACCCCCGTCTTCCACGGGGAGCTGGCGGCGTTCAAGAGGGGGTTCCTCGAGGAGATCGGCGGGTTCTCCACGGATGTCGGCACGGACGACAGCTACACGGCGGTAGCGGCCGCCCTCATGGGGCTGAGGGCTATAACCCCCGAGGGCCTCGCCTGCGTGGAGTACGTCCCGAGGAGGGGCTACGCGGCCTGGAGGACCAGGAGGGCCCAGCACCTGGTGCAGAGCTTCGCCAAGGCGTTGAGGCGGCTGAGGGGCTCGAGGGCCCCGCGACGCTTCAAGGCGGTGCTCCTAGCGGAGGCCTACCTCCACCTGGTGAACCCCTGGCTGCTACTCCTGGCAGCGGCGCTGCTCGCGGCCTCGGCGGCCGCGGGCATGGTGCTCCCCGCGGCCGCGCTGGCGCTGGGGGCACTGCTACTCCTCTACAAGCCCTACAGGGCGTGGGTTGCGACACAAGCCTTCCTAGTAGTAGCGATGGTAAGGAACCTCTGGACCAAGGAGCTAGTGTGGAGGAAGCAGAGGAAGTCGTGA
- a CDS encoding chloride channel protein — MVGVATGLADLAFYYVLKFFEGVFLVGLVGFSTPDTWPSASRYYLLPASAALGGALASLVMYSLAPETEGSGTDFVIRAYHELQGRIRWRVAPVKIVATALTLGSGGSGGAEGPAAQYSASLSSFISDILKLSPEDRKVMVAAGMGAGIGAIFKTPLGGALLAAEVLRRGGFEARVVYPALVASAASYAVFGGFTGYTPLLGLYAGSLRPTDFAVYAALGLVAGLAAVAYVGALRLARRAFGAVRARYVRPVAGMAVAGSIALLAPQVAGEALAWVRLAGAGEFDKLYSPGLSTVALLALLPVLKILATAATVGSGGSGGLFAPAIFIGAFIGVDMWLLVHYTAPCASLQVTPLVVVGVAAMLAAATKTPLSAVAMAVEMTGGVQLLPAVMIAVAVSYAVSWNYAIFDAPADSSPPREPRAEEKVPTRL; from the coding sequence TTGGTCGGCGTTGCGACCGGCCTAGCCGACTTGGCCTTCTACTACGTGTTGAAGTTCTTCGAGGGGGTTTTCCTAGTGGGCCTCGTCGGCTTCTCGACACCTGACACCTGGCCTAGCGCGAGTAGGTATTACCTCCTGCCTGCCTCGGCCGCGCTGGGGGGCGCCCTGGCCTCCCTGGTCATGTACTCCCTAGCCCCCGAGACCGAGGGCTCCGGCACGGATTTCGTTATTAGAGCCTACCACGAGCTTCAGGGGAGGATCAGATGGAGAGTCGCGCCTGTCAAGATCGTGGCGACGGCGCTGACTCTAGGCTCGGGAGGTAGCGGGGGCGCCGAAGGGCCTGCCGCGCAGTACTCGGCTAGCCTCAGCTCCTTTATCTCCGACATACTCAAACTATCGCCGGAGGACCGGAAGGTCATGGTGGCCGCGGGCATGGGGGCCGGAATCGGGGCCATCTTCAAGACGCCTCTAGGGGGCGCGTTGCTGGCCGCGGAGGTCCTCCGGAGAGGGGGCTTCGAGGCGAGAGTGGTGTACCCAGCCCTAGTGGCGTCGGCCGCAAGCTACGCCGTCTTCGGGGGCTTCACCGGCTACACGCCCCTCCTGGGGCTCTACGCGGGGTCCCTTAGGCCTACCGATTTCGCAGTCTACGCGGCTCTGGGCCTCGTCGCCGGGCTTGCTGCGGTAGCGTACGTCGGGGCGCTCCGCCTGGCCCGCCGGGCGTTCGGCGCGGTGAGGGCGAGATACGTGAGGCCCGTAGCCGGTATGGCGGTCGCCGGCTCGATAGCGTTGCTGGCGCCTCAAGTCGCCGGGGAGGCATTAGCGTGGGTGCGCCTGGCGGGGGCGGGCGAATTCGACAAGCTCTATTCGCCGGGTCTGTCAACTGTAGCGCTCCTCGCTCTCCTCCCAGTACTCAAGATACTGGCGACGGCGGCTACCGTCGGGTCCGGCGGGAGCGGCGGCCTGTTCGCGCCGGCGATCTTCATCGGCGCGTTCATCGGCGTGGACATGTGGCTCCTAGTACACTACACGGCCCCATGTGCGTCGCTCCAGGTAACGCCCCTCGTGGTCGTAGGGGTCGCGGCTATGCTGGCGGCCGCGACGAAGACCCCTCTGTCGGCCGTGGCCATGGCCGTGGAGATGACCGGCGGCGTCCAGCTACTCCCAGCCGTCATGATAGCGGTCGCCGTTTCATACGCCGTTTCCTGGAACTACGCAATATTCGACGCGCCGGCGGATAGCTCTCCGCCACGTGAACCCCGGGCCGAGGAAAAGGTACCCACACGCTTATAA
- a CDS encoding glycosyltransferase, whose translation MAERVHGGDTTLLVAGRVGPRSYREYVEAVVKSLGLESNVGFLGYIEQDKLPLLYNAADLTVVPSYSEGGPLITPESLACGTPVVATNVGGNPEYLSLAGLREYIVNVNNYDFSYDLASTMYLALHDANKGQFSVENIPSWDSTVKSYLRAFNYVHSVGS comes from the coding sequence ATGGCGGAGAGGGTTCACGGAGGGGATACAACTCTCCTAGTAGCCGGTAGGGTGGGCCCTAGAAGCTACAGGGAGTACGTTGAGGCGGTGGTTAAAAGCCTCGGGCTCGAGAGCAACGTGGGGTTCCTGGGCTACATAGAGCAGGATAAACTACCCCTACTCTACAACGCGGCAGACCTAACAGTAGTACCCTCGTACTCGGAGGGAGGCCCTCTAATCACCCCAGAATCGCTGGCATGCGGAACGCCCGTGGTAGCAACAAACGTTGGTGGAAACCCCGAATATCTCTCATTAGCAGGTCTAAGAGAATATATAGTTAATGTAAATAACTACGATTTCTCTTATGATTTAGCTAGCACAATGTACTTAGCTCTTCACGATGCGAATAAGGGTCAATTTTCGGTTGAAAATATTCCATCGTGGGACTCCACTGTGAAGTCCTATCTTCGTGCATTTAACTACGTTCACAGCGTAGGGAGCTAA
- a CDS encoding TIGR00296 family protein, with translation MNTVHPSELTFEEGVLLVKIARKAIEAYVTKGEHIDAANYAVISEKLRRPGMTFTTIERINAAGRTSLRGCIGFLAPVYSLIESTIESAIEAAVNDPRFPPLSPDELGEIIVEVTVLSNPESVVVEDRWQIPSMIIIGKHGLVAEKGWFKGTLLPVVPVEYCWDEETFLAETCLKAGLRPDCWLDKSTKIYIYEGRVFREKAPGGEIYERDIHSEYEASCKKPRDARPS, from the coding sequence GTGAACACAGTGCACCCTTCAGAGTTAACCTTTGAAGAAGGGGTTCTCCTAGTTAAGATAGCGAGGAAAGCAATAGAGGCATATGTGACAAAGGGGGAGCACATAGATGCTGCAAATTACGCTGTAATTAGTGAAAAACTAAGAAGACCAGGCATGACCTTCACCACTATAGAGAGGATTAATGCAGCCGGGAGAACATCTCTCCGGGGATGCATAGGATTCCTGGCTCCTGTCTATAGTTTAATAGAGTCAACCATCGAATCAGCTATTGAGGCAGCCGTAAATGATCCACGCTTTCCCCCACTTAGCCCGGATGAGCTAGGGGAGATAATAGTAGAGGTGACAGTGCTTTCCAACCCTGAATCAGTAGTTGTAGAGGATAGGTGGCAAATACCATCAATGATCATTATCGGGAAACACGGATTGGTAGCAGAAAAAGGCTGGTTTAAGGGAACACTACTCCCAGTTGTACCGGTGGAGTACTGCTGGGATGAAGAAACATTCCTTGCAGAAACATGCCTGAAAGCAGGGCTGAGGCCTGACTGCTGGCTTGATAAATCCACGAAAATATATATTTACGAAGGCAGAGTATTCAGAGAGAAAGCACCAGGTGGAGAAATATACGAGAGAGACATACATAGCGAGTATGAGGCCTCATGCAAGAAACCCAGGGATGCCCGGCCGTCTTGA